The following are from one region of the Endozoicomonas sp. 4G genome:
- a CDS encoding CHY zinc finger protein — MAFLDFSRTDIQHGLSWLFLANKKGVMGIFIFFLLVMMLVMMLAMMIAPLCYSSTLIDRHQPDGDRVRLEINDGRVRNNTLPLTGGKLAGDVDFPGVGNRGFFYLPPPPWGGGRPSGLFDIDLVILQPVISWLMSTDSALKAADGNGEPSGRAPDNKPEGENDHNQEQSDESEGQENPPPEESDEGNEEDNRKDDNGEGAENSASPNATTQNLQELANRLIAIIEGYEPPFVAAYKLEVILLELDMPQRLQVLETTGTNVEGHPVTPLEAVLKLPRVFKENSVRNLFIEQVILATSGNRQPFNDPDIWSELQPIDRAMPEASSNDLRILHKIVRNIIQKANQSEQQPPIGQFEKMCLTEYFARLFLIYSNPLGLIDNLLGEISEVTIRYAVIMNTESLTLPSRFLDGFLRFHRHPSFDKLQYFKNKLFYQAALSSPLVSDHSDAPDPANDRYLQQGARPKQPSPANRSDLTEPPYNDHVEPPLPLPPTPPPIQVSPARLSVDDIIYLKPPPLSLSPPSGSPSVERIIHGKYQQMGVANLPIPDNGAISCLDHQESGSNEQAVQQPVQETPEPLCVHYDRLCYVSFQCCNTFFPCHKCHNEKVDLKEITCKTKKQAKDATMLKCSLCDYEGEINEGSQTCPNCKKQMSEYHCAICKHFTSRAKDPHHCDKCGICRTKLDNSFHCDVCNVCLDIRLLGNHKCRPDSGHDECAICLEDVFSGGQIFPCSHKVHNDCALKMIQNRITTCPICRHPVRLLKAENDD; from the coding sequence ATGGCGTTCCTTGATTTTTCCAGAACAGATATTCAACACGGATTGTCTTGGCTTTTTCTGGCAAACAAGAAAGGCGTGATGGGTATTTTTATTTTTTTCCTGCTGGTTATGATGCTGGTTATGATGCTGGCTATGATGATTGCGCCGTTATGTTATTCCTCAACCCTTATTGACCGTCATCAACCCGATGGGGACAGAGTTCGGCTTGAAATCAATGATGGGAGAGTGCGCAATAACACACTGCCATTGACCGGAGGCAAGCTCGCTGGCGATGTCGATTTTCCCGGCGTCGGTAACAGGGGCTTCTTTTATTTACCTCCCCCTCCCTGGGGAGGTGGCAGGCCATCGGGATTATTCGACATTGACCTGGTTATCCTGCAACCCGTCATCTCCTGGCTGATGTCCACCGATAGTGCTTTAAAAGCCGCTGATGGCAATGGAGAACCCTCTGGCAGGGCGCCGGACAATAAACCAGAGGGTGAAAACGACCATAATCAAGAGCAAAGTGATGAATCTGAAGGTCAGGAGAACCCACCCCCAGAAGAAAGCGATGAGGGTAACGAAGAAGATAACAGAAAAGACGACAATGGCGAGGGAGCTGAAAACTCTGCTTCTCCAAACGCTACGACTCAGAACCTTCAGGAACTGGCAAACCGGCTTATCGCCATCATTGAAGGCTACGAGCCCCCTTTTGTAGCTGCATATAAGCTGGAAGTTATTCTGTTAGAGCTGGACATGCCCCAACGTTTGCAGGTTCTGGAAACAACAGGCACAAACGTCGAGGGTCATCCTGTCACGCCTCTTGAGGCGGTGCTGAAACTGCCGCGTGTTTTCAAAGAGAATTCAGTTCGCAACCTGTTTATTGAGCAGGTGATACTGGCCACAAGCGGCAATAGACAGCCTTTTAATGATCCTGACATTTGGTCTGAACTCCAACCAATCGACCGGGCAATGCCCGAAGCGAGCAGCAACGACCTGAGGATTTTGCATAAGATTGTTCGGAACATCATTCAAAAAGCCAATCAATCTGAACAACAGCCACCCATAGGACAATTTGAAAAAATGTGCTTGACTGAGTACTTTGCTCGCTTGTTCCTGATCTATTCCAACCCACTTGGACTGATTGATAATCTGTTAGGAGAAATATCAGAGGTAACCATAAGATACGCTGTTATTATGAATACAGAATCATTGACACTTCCCAGCCGTTTTTTAGATGGTTTTCTAAGATTTCACCGGCACCCATCGTTTGATAAATTACAATATTTTAAAAATAAACTGTTCTATCAGGCTGCCCTCTCTTCACCACTGGTTAGCGACCACAGCGACGCTCCTGACCCAGCCAACGATAGATACTTACAGCAGGGCGCAAGACCGAAACAGCCCTCCCCTGCTAACCGGTCAGATTTGACTGAACCACCTTATAATGACCATGTAGAACCACCACTGCCATTACCACCAACGCCACCACCAATACAAGTATCACCAGCAAGACTATCAGTCGACGATATTATCTATTTGAAACCACCACCACTATCACTATCACCACCATCAGGGTCACCATCAGTTGAACGCATTATCCATGGAAAATATCAACAGATGGGTGTGGCCAATCTGCCAATACCAGACAATGGCGCAATAAGTTGTCTTGATCATCAGGAAAGCGGGTCAAATGAGCAGGCAGTACAGCAACCTGTGCAAGAAACCCCAGAACCGTTATGCGTTCACTACGACAGGCTCTGCTATGTGAGCTTTCAGTGCTGTAACACGTTTTTCCCGTGCCATAAATGTCATAACGAGAAAGTTGACCTCAAAGAGATAACATGCAAAACGAAGAAACAGGCTAAAGATGCAACAATGCTTAAATGTTCTCTCTGCGATTATGAGGGCGAAATTAATGAAGGCTCCCAGACATGCCCAAACTGCAAAAAGCAAATGTCGGAATATCACTGCGCAATATGCAAGCACTTCACCTCAAGAGCTAAAGACCCACACCACTGCGATAAATGCGGTATTTGTAGAACAAAGCTGGATAATTCCTTTCACTGTGATGTTTGCAATGTCTGTCTGGATATAAGACTGCTGGGCAATCACAAATGTCGACCTGATTCAGGGCACGATGAGTGCGCCATCTGTCTGGAAGATGTCTTCAGCGGCGGCCAGATATTCCCCTGCTCCCACAAAGTTCACAACGACTGTGCTCTCAAAATGATTCAAAACAGGATTACAACCTGCCCTATTTGCAGACACCCTGTACGTCTACTTAAAGCTGAAAACGATGATTAA
- a CDS encoding transposase: protein MLQGIQLKANPTDQQKLVLSQWMGCARVIWNAKCDEHRYYSTYARKYCPVGTHAPVDQKTSQFKSKELTPWLSDCPSQIIRNSAVNWYQTYQKHINGQCGKPKKKPKSDKGSIHLTNEVFRFDVCEDGVTRLFIGTKTNNIGYLSFKTHRSFNEPKSIYIRKEAGQYSVSFCYDDGSEEPATEKEHLEYLKGASKEWLEEHVIGVDRGVVIPVHTGVKPHDFTENQTKSMDKRQRYLKRFQRRLSRQTKGSNRRQKTKNRISRQHKKVANIRQDFCHQTSRKMVDSKARVIVFEDLKTSKMTRRPKAKKDQNGKFISNKAKQKAGLNKAILNVGWHFLEAYTRYKAARAGKAVFKVPAPFTSQECADCGHTHPDNRKTQERFLCGQCGHFDNADRNASIVIKKRAIKFFMDSGTELVGKGIPVLTKGRGAKCKSGKGKPSCAARSETSKKKRTVTTPVACLVLEARSFRGE, encoded by the coding sequence ATGCTTCAAGGTATCCAACTCAAAGCCAATCCAACAGATCAGCAAAAGTTGGTTCTGTCTCAGTGGATGGGTTGCGCTCGGGTTATCTGGAATGCAAAGTGTGATGAACATCGCTATTACAGCACCTACGCCAGAAAGTATTGTCCTGTCGGAACTCATGCTCCGGTCGATCAGAAGACTTCGCAATTCAAAAGCAAAGAATTAACACCCTGGTTATCCGATTGTCCCAGCCAGATAATCAGGAATTCTGCCGTCAATTGGTATCAGACCTACCAAAAACACATTAATGGCCAGTGCGGTAAGCCAAAGAAAAAGCCAAAATCTGACAAGGGCAGCATTCACCTTACCAATGAAGTGTTCCGGTTCGATGTCTGTGAAGATGGTGTAACCCGTCTTTTTATTGGCACAAAGACCAATAATATTGGTTATTTGTCGTTTAAAACTCACCGCTCATTCAACGAACCAAAATCCATTTACATTAGAAAAGAGGCTGGTCAGTACTCTGTTTCTTTCTGTTATGACGATGGATCAGAAGAACCCGCTACAGAAAAAGAGCATTTGGAATACCTTAAAGGTGCTTCCAAAGAGTGGCTGGAAGAGCATGTTATCGGCGTGGACCGAGGTGTTGTTATACCTGTTCATACTGGCGTTAAGCCTCACGACTTTACAGAAAACCAGACAAAGAGCATGGATAAGCGCCAGCGATACCTAAAGAGGTTTCAGCGCCGTTTGTCACGCCAAACCAAAGGCTCTAACCGTCGTCAGAAAACAAAGAACAGGATTAGCAGGCAGCACAAGAAAGTAGCCAACATTCGGCAAGATTTCTGCCACCAAACCAGCCGTAAAATGGTCGATAGCAAGGCCAGGGTCATTGTTTTCGAGGATCTGAAAACCTCAAAAATGACTCGCAGGCCAAAAGCAAAAAAAGATCAAAACGGAAAGTTCATCTCCAACAAGGCGAAACAAAAAGCCGGACTGAACAAGGCCATTCTCAACGTAGGATGGCACTTCCTGGAAGCCTACACCCGATATAAAGCAGCAAGAGCAGGCAAAGCAGTCTTCAAAGTGCCTGCACCCTTTACGAGTCAAGAGTGTGCTGATTGCGGTCACACTCACCCCGACAACCGCAAGACACAAGAACGGTTTCTTTGCGGTCAATGTGGACACTTTGACAACGCTGACAGAAACGCCAGCATCGTAATCAAGAAACGAGCAATTAAGTTTTTTATGGACTCTGGAACGGAGTTGGTTGGCAAAGGAATTCCTGTGCTAACTAAAGGACGTGGAGCGAAATGTAAGTCGGGAAAGGGCAAGCCCTCTTGTGCAGCTCGCAGTGAAACGTCAAAAAAGAAAAGAACGGTAACTACCCCGGTAGCTTGCTTAGTATTGGAAGCTCGCTCCTTTAGGGGCGAGTAG
- a CDS encoding CHY zinc finger protein, giving the protein MQFYRLLITFILSLLAMAFVPMCHSLTIIDRHNPDGNKVRIEFNEGTDLQDVSQRRLSLLLPEGFHDRNSGLETGRNGTLPLTGGKLAGDVDFPGVGNGGFFYSPPPPWGGGGGRPSGLFDIDLVILQPVISWLMSIGKHSVSFEEQPSPARLQITRVNADGSASEAVISVGWLDFLDSEQLTDVYFWNALFQRAATSCPATDSLQWQLSCLKQFLEHTALKAADGNGEPSGNAPAPDKEPERENDHNQEQSDESEGQENPPPEESDEGNEEEDNGKDDNGEGAGNSASANTTTQNLQEVANRLIAIIEGYEPLFVAAFKLEGILLELDMPQRLQVLETTGTNAEGHPVTPLEAVLKLPRVFKENYSLRIRNRFIELLIQSTGGNRESLNKPDIWSELQPIIPDDWAMPEAGNNNLSILHKIVWDIVHKASQSDQPPIRAFERKCFTEYFAQLFLTYSNPLQLIRNLLGAISDVAIRCDILTNTESLTLPSRFLEGFIRFHQHPSFNELQDFKNKLIYQAALSALPDSDHSASGSVAPAPANRSNDLIILKPVISSLMPIGKHSVSFEEQPSPEYLQITRVNADGSANEAAIPVSWLDSLNSEQLTDVDFWNIPFQRAATSCPATDKEPEDENDHDQEQSDESQENPPPEESNDGNEEDNRKDDNGEGAEYSPSANATTQNLQEVANRLIAIIEGYDSPFVATFKLEGILLELDMPERLQVLETTGTNADGHPVTPLEAVLKLPLAFKENASLRIRNGFIEALIRVTSGNRESLNKPDIWSELQPIITADQAMSEAGNNNLRILHKIVWDIVHKASQSDQPPIGAFEKKCFTEYFAQLFLTYSNPLQLIRNLLGAISDVAIRCDVLTNTEALTLPSRFLEGFIRFHQHPSFHELQDFKNKLIYQAALPAPPDSDHSASGAVAPDPANDIYLQQGARPKTNRSNNASQRRLQARRTNGDNQTHRAQARSDSQELGLKLDFLRRHSTDASILTHPSYPQTTLPAPDTPELAALPPARTQENTLNAGHSFDDHEAQSLRWLGQALTSFCEFNREAGLRNLAQIKEESERQEAERRRNKDISKQFEEIRLENERLRRDKKELQKSVKSLEVRNKLLTTHLELKNRKLEELQAAQNSRLNEQATPSSNPVEPPPPNDSAGAMSRPDHQETGSDEQANPSGNPVEPPPPNDGAGAMSRPDHQETGSDEQANPSGNPVEPPPPNNVANRLDRQEIMLDMQRARQQNPKPLCGHYQRYCYVSFNCCRTFFPCHRCHNDTNKPCTKEVKAKEAKRIKCSLCDYESEINEGSRTCPNCNNPVCQYYCSICKHFTSHDKEPYHCDKCGICRIHRDKSFHCDVCNVCLDTRLLNNHKCRPDSGHDECGICLEDVFSGCRILPCSHKVHSECYKAMIQNGIRTCPVCRASLCSGASHD; this is encoded by the coding sequence ATGCAGTTTTACCGCTTATTGATCACATTTATTCTTTCGCTATTAGCTATGGCGTTTGTACCGATGTGCCATTCTTTGACCATCATTGACCGGCATAATCCCGATGGGAACAAGGTTCGGATTGAATTCAATGAGGGTACAGACCTTCAGGATGTGAGTCAGCGGCGGCTGAGCTTACTGCTGCCAGAAGGCTTCCATGACCGAAACAGTGGGCTGGAAACCGGTCGCAATGGCACACTGCCATTGACCGGAGGCAAGCTCGCTGGCGATGTCGATTTTCCCGGCGTCGGCAACGGGGGCTTCTTTTATTCGCCGCCTCCTCCCTGGGGAGGTGGAGGAGGCAGGCCATCGGGATTATTCGACATTGACCTGGTTATCCTGCAACCCGTCATCTCCTGGCTGATGTCCATCGGTAAGCATTCTGTCTCGTTTGAGGAGCAGCCATCCCCGGCACGTTTGCAAATCACCCGTGTTAATGCCGATGGCTCTGCCAGTGAAGCCGTTATATCCGTTGGCTGGCTTGACTTTCTGGATAGTGAACAACTAACCGATGTTTATTTCTGGAACGCCCTGTTCCAGCGTGCTGCCACGTCCTGCCCAGCCACCGACAGCCTTCAGTGGCAGCTGAGCTGTTTAAAACAGTTTCTGGAACACACGGCTTTAAAGGCCGCTGACGGCAATGGAGAACCCTCTGGCAACGCACCCGCACCCGACAAAGAACCAGAGCGTGAAAACGACCATAATCAAGAGCAAAGTGATGAATCTGAAGGTCAGGAGAACCCACCCCCAGAAGAAAGCGATGAGGGTAACGAAGAAGAAGATAACGGAAAAGACGACAATGGCGAGGGAGCTGGAAACTCTGCTTCTGCAAACACGACGACTCAGAACCTTCAGGAAGTGGCAAACCGGCTTATCGCCATCATTGAAGGCTACGAGCCCCTTTTTGTAGCTGCATTTAAGCTGGAAGGTATTCTGTTAGAGCTGGACATGCCTCAGCGTTTGCAGGTTCTGGAAACAACAGGCACAAACGCCGAGGGTCATCCGGTCACGCCTCTTGAGGCAGTGCTGAAACTGCCGCGTGTTTTCAAAGAGAATTATTCACTTCGCATTCGCAACCGGTTTATCGAACTGCTGATACAGTCCACAGGCGGCAATAGAGAGTCTTTGAATAAACCGGATATTTGGTCTGAACTCCAACCGATCATTCCAGATGATTGGGCAATGCCCGAAGCGGGCAACAACAACCTGAGTATTTTGCACAAGATTGTTTGGGACATCGTTCATAAAGCGAGTCAATCTGACCAGCCCCCCATAAGGGCATTTGAAAGAAAGTGCTTTACTGAGTACTTTGCCCAATTGTTCCTGACCTATTCAAACCCGCTGCAACTGATTCGTAATCTGTTAGGAGCAATATCGGATGTAGCCATACGATGTGATATTCTGACGAATACAGAGTCATTGACACTTCCCAGCCGTTTTTTAGAGGGTTTTATAAGATTTCACCAGCACCCATCGTTTAATGAGTTACAAGATTTCAAAAATAAACTGATCTATCAGGCTGCCCTCTCTGCACTGCCTGATAGCGACCACAGTGCCTCTGGCTCTGTCGCTCCTGCCCCTGCTAACCGCTCAAATGACTTGATTATCCTGAAACCCGTCATCTCCTCGCTGATGCCCATCGGTAAGCATTCTGTCTCGTTTGAAGAGCAGCCCTCCCCGGAATATTTGCAAATCACCCGTGTTAATGCCGATGGCTCTGCCAATGAAGCCGCTATACCCGTTAGCTGGCTTGACTCTCTGAATAGTGAACAATTGACCGATGTTGATTTCTGGAACATCCCGTTCCAGCGTGCTGCCACATCCTGTCCAGCTACCGACAAAGAACCAGAGGACGAAAATGACCATGATCAAGAGCAAAGTGATGAATCTCAGGAGAACCCACCACCAGAAGAAAGCAATGACGGCAACGAAGAAGATAACAGAAAAGACGACAATGGCGAGGGAGCTGAATACTCTCCTTCTGCAAACGCTACGACTCAGAACCTTCAGGAAGTAGCAAACCGGCTTATCGCCATCATTGAAGGCTACGACTCCCCTTTTGTAGCTACATTTAAGCTGGAAGGTATTCTGTTAGAGCTGGACATGCCTGAGCGTTTGCAGGTTCTGGAAACAACAGGCACAAACGCCGACGGTCATCCTGTCACGCCTCTTGAGGCGGTGCTGAAACTGCCGCTTGCTTTCAAAGAGAATGCTTCACTTCGCATTCGCAACGGGTTTATCGAAGCGCTGATACGGGTCACAAGCGGCAATAGAGAGTCTTTGAATAAGCCGGATATTTGGTCTGAACTCCAACCGATCATTACGGCTGACCAGGCAATGTCCGAAGCGGGCAACAACAACCTGAGGATTTTGCACAAGATTGTTTGGGACATCGTTCATAAAGCGAGTCAATCTGACCAGCCCCCCATAGGGGCATTTGAAAAAAAGTGCTTTACTGAGTACTTTGCCCAATTGTTCCTGACCTATTCAAACCCGCTGCAACTGATTCGTAATCTGTTAGGAGCAATATCGGATGTAGCCATAAGATGTGATGTTCTGACGAATACAGAGGCATTGACACTTCCCAGCCGTTTTTTAGAGGGTTTTATAAGATTTCACCAGCACCCATCGTTTCATGAATTACAAGATTTCAAAAATAAACTGATCTATCAGGCTGCCCTCCCGGCACCGCCTGATAGCGACCACAGCGCCTCTGGCGCTGTCGCTCCTGACCCAGCCAACGACATATACTTGCAGCAGGGCGCAAGGCCAAAAACTAACCGGTCAAATAACGCTTCTCAAAGGCGATTACAGGCACGACGCACCAACGGTGATAATCAAACTCACAGGGCACAAGCTCGATCTGATTCCCAAGAGTTGGGGCTAAAGCTGGATTTCCTGAGAAGACATTCGACCGATGCTTCTATTTTGACTCACCCATCTTATCCGCAAACCACTTTGCCTGCCCCGGATACCCCGGAACTGGCTGCGCTGCCCCCCGCGAGAACTCAGGAAAATACACTGAATGCTGGCCACAGTTTCGACGACCATGAAGCTCAAAGCTTGAGATGGTTGGGGCAAGCCCTGACCAGCTTCTGCGAGTTTAACAGAGAGGCTGGGCTAAGAAACCTCGCCCAAATAAAAGAAGAGAGCGAAAGACAAGAGGCAGAAAGACGACGGAATAAAGATATAAGCAAACAATTTGAAGAGATAAGGTTAGAGAATGAAAGGTTAAGAAGAGATAAGAAGGAGTTACAAAAATCCGTGAAGTCTTTGGAAGTTCGGAACAAACTCTTGACTACTCATCTTGAATTGAAAAACCGGAAACTCGAAGAGTTACAGGCAGCACAGAACAGTCGGCTGAATGAGCAGGCTACCCCATCTAGCAACCCTGTAGAACCGCCACCACCAAACGATAGCGCAGGCGCAATGAGCCGTCCTGATCATCAGGAAACCGGGTCGGATGAGCAGGCTAACCCATCTGGCAACCCTGTAGAACCGCCACCACCAAACGATGGCGCAGGCGCAATGAGCCGTCCTGATCATCAGGAAACCGGGTCGGATGAGCAGGCTAACCCATCTGGCAACCCTGTAGAACCGCCACCACCAAACAATGTTGCAAATCGTCTTGATCGTCAGGAAATCATGTTGGATATGCAGAGAGCACGGCAACAAAACCCGAAACCGTTATGCGGTCATTACCAGAGGTACTGCTATGTGAGCTTTAACTGCTGTAGGACGTTTTTCCCGTGCCATAGATGTCATAACGACACTAATAAGCCGTGCACGAAAGAGGTTAAAGCCAAAGAAGCAAAAAGGATTAAATGTTCTCTATGTGATTATGAGAGCGAAATTAATGAAGGCTCCCGTACATGCCCAAACTGCAATAACCCAGTGTGTCAATATTACTGCTCAATATGCAAACACTTCACCTCACATGATAAAGAGCCATACCACTGCGATAAATGCGGTATTTGCAGAATACACCGTGATAAGTCCTTTCACTGTGATGTTTGCAATGTCTGCCTGGATACAAGACTACTGAACAATCATAAATGCCGACCTGATTCAGGGCACGATGAGTGCGGCATCTGCCTGGAAGATGTCTTCAGCGGCTGCCGGATATTGCCCTGCTCCCACAAGGTTCACAGTGAATGTTATAAAGCGATGATTCAAAATGGGATAAGAACCTGCCCTGTTTGCAGAGCGTCTTTGTGTTCTGGTGCAAGTCATGATTAG
- a CDS encoding CHY zinc finger protein, whose translation MRFYYLLIPFILSLLAIVSLMAMAFVPLCHSSIIVDWHHPDGHKAWIEIHDDTDPRPAFPDNMADSGLETGQAGNSTLTLTGGKLAGDVDFPGVGNGGFFYSPPPPWGGGGGKPSGLFDIDLVILQPIISWLMSIGKHSVSFEWQLSYLKQFLEHTALKTHYADHSEAGNVDGKPSGEAPDNQPEGENNHDQEQSDESEGQENPPPEENGKDDNGEGAGNSPSPSATTQNLQELANRLIAIIERNNRLAAFKLKDILNGLDMPQRLQVLETTGTNFEGRPVTPLEAVLELRRVSKDNSIRNLFIKQLILATSGVRKPFNSPDIWSELQHITPTDHRVMPEAGNNNLRILSRIVLDIIDKANLSDQHPPIIRFERSCFNEYFIRLFLTYSNPLKLIHNLLEEIPDVAIRCDVFMVAPSLTFPARFLDNFIHFYQHPSFHELQDFKNKLWNKLADLASLPDSDHNASGSVSESADPANDRYLQQGAKPKQLTRANGSNLTQPTLNEQLAALIVENERLSNDNQRLAADNEWLRNSRKSLKAQNYHLTEQLANIQQMPVASPPIPDSGTMDRLDHQETGSNEQVARQPVQETPKPLCDHYHRLCRVRFKCCETFFPCHRCHNEKVDGNEIACKTNGLNAKDATMLKCSLCDYEGEINESSQTCPNCNKQMSEYYCSICKQFTSLAKDPHHCDKCGICRIHRDRSFHCDTCNACLDKKLKDNHSCQPGHSECSICLEDTFSGCQILPCSHKVHRECAIAMIQNGIRTCPVCRAPLFSGDNND comes from the coding sequence ATGCGGTTTTACTACTTATTGATACCATTTATTCTTTCGCTACTGGCTATTGTTTCGCTAATGGCTATGGCGTTTGTGCCATTATGCCATTCCTCAATCATCGTTGACTGGCATCATCCTGATGGGCACAAAGCCTGGATTGAAATCCATGATGACACAGACCCTCGTCCGGCCTTCCCCGACAACATGGCAGACAGTGGGCTGGAAACCGGTCAGGCAGGCAACAGCACCCTGACATTGACCGGAGGCAAGCTCGCTGGCGATGTCGATTTTCCCGGCGTCGGCAACGGGGGCTTCTTTTATTCGCCGCCTCCTCCCTGGGGCGGTGGCGGTGGCAAGCCATCGGGATTATTCGACATTGACCTGGTTATTCTACAACCCATCATCTCCTGGCTGATGTCCATCGGTAAGCATTCTGTCTCGTTTGAGTGGCAACTGAGCTATTTAAAACAGTTTCTTGAGCACACAGCCTTGAAGACACATTATGCGGATCACTCAGAGGCAGGCAATGTCGATGGAAAACCCTCTGGCGAGGCACCAGACAATCAACCAGAGGGTGAAAATAACCATGACCAAGAGCAAAGTGATGAATCTGAAGGTCAGGAGAACCCACCACCAGAAGAAAACGGAAAAGACGACAATGGCGAGGGAGCTGGAAACTCTCCCTCTCCAAGCGCTACGACTCAGAACCTTCAGGAGCTGGCAAACCGGCTTATTGCCATCATTGAACGCAACAATCGCCTTGCTGCATTTAAGCTGAAGGATATTCTGAATGGGCTGGACATGCCTCAGCGTTTACAAGTTCTGGAAACAACAGGCACAAACTTCGAGGGTCGTCCTGTCACGCCTCTTGAGGCGGTGCTGGAGCTGCGTCGTGTTTCCAAAGATAATTCAATTCGCAATCTGTTTATTAAGCAGCTGATACTGGCCACAAGCGGCGTAAGAAAGCCTTTCAATAGTCCTGATATTTGGTCTGAACTCCAACACATCACCCCAACTGACCATCGGGTAATGCCGGAAGCAGGCAACAACAACCTGAGGATTTTGTCCAGGATTGTTCTGGACATCATTGATAAAGCCAACCTATCTGACCAACACCCACCCATAATACGATTCGAAAGAAGTTGCTTTAATGAGTACTTTATCCGACTGTTCCTGACCTATTCAAACCCGCTTAAACTGATCCATAATCTGTTGGAAGAAATACCCGATGTAGCCATAAGGTGCGATGTTTTTATGGTTGCACCATCATTGACATTTCCCGCTCGTTTTTTAGATAACTTTATACATTTTTACCAGCACCCATCGTTTCATGAATTACAAGATTTCAAAAATAAACTGTGGAATAAGCTGGCTGATCTCGCTTCACTACCTGATAGTGACCACAACGCCTCTGGCTCAGTCAGCGAGTCTGCTGACCCAGCCAACGATAGATATTTGCAGCAGGGTGCAAAACCAAAACAGCTTACCCGTGCTAACGGGTCAAATTTGACTCAACCAACGTTAAATGAACAATTGGCAGCGTTAATAGTAGAGAATGAACGGTTAAGTAATGATAATCAGAGATTGGCTGCAGATAATGAGTGGTTACGAAACAGCAGGAAGTCTTTAAAAGCTCAAAACTATCACTTGACTGAACAGCTTGCAAATATCCAACAGATGCCTGTGGCCAGTCCGCCAATACCAGACAGTGGCACAATGGATCGTCTTGATCATCAGGAAACCGGATCGAATGAGCAGGTAGCACGCCAACCTGTGCAAGAAACCCCAAAACCGTTATGCGATCACTACCACAGGCTCTGCCGTGTGAGGTTCAAATGCTGTGAAACGTTTTTCCCATGCCATAGATGTCATAACGAGAAAGTTGATGGCAATGAGATAGCCTGCAAAACGAATGGGCTTAATGCTAAAGATGCAACCATGCTTAAATGTTCTTTATGTGATTATGAGGGCGAAATTAATGAAAGCTCCCAGACATGCCCAAACTGCAATAAGCAAATGTCGGAGTATTACTGTTCAATATGCAAACAATTCACCTCACTTGCTAAAGACCCACACCACTGCGATAAATGCGGCATTTGCAGAATACACCGTGATAGGTCCTTTCACTGTGATACTTGCAATGCCTGTCTGGATAAAAAACTAAAAGACAATCACTCATGCCAACCAGGGCACAGTGAGTGCAGCATCTGCCTGGAAGATACCTTCAGCGGCTGCCAGATATTGCCCTGCTCCCACAAGGTTCACAGGGAATGTGCTATCGCGATGATTCAAAATGGGATAAGAACCTGCCCTGTTTGCAGGGCGCCTTTATTTTCTGGTGACAATAATGATTAA